The following coding sequences lie in one bacterium genomic window:
- a CDS encoding aminotransferase class V-fold PLP-dependent enzyme yields the protein MSYSKTDQNGQAYFTRRLVDCLADCPREQVPTRDEVDERRFMERLRAGVLGNGIEIETPYGRKPLRYFDFIASGRFHRDVEEEIAERVLPYMANTHTESSFTGRHMTRLFENAFCRIARYMNASEDDVVIPVGSGSTGTINRLIHVLGLRLPDQLDEKYHLRSHIPEDDRPVVFRSLMEHHSNDICWRETIAETVYVDLNEHGCICPNDLAEKMQSYKHRKVKYGTFSAASNVTGILNDCHALARVLHEHGAYAFFDFAAAGPYVEIDMHPQGDPLGYYDAVFLSVHKFLGGPRTPGILVANKRLFTNRVPAEPGGGTVLYTSPWDHRYLSSIAQRETGGTPPIVQSIQAGLAFDLKAAMGTERIQRIEHDYMTRALKEWLHNDQILILGLTDAKRLGVFSVIFKDLHHNLAAALFNDLFGIQVRGGCMCAGPYGHLLLHIEQSHSSEIRKRLDHGHIGEKPGWVRISLSPTVSEEEFQVLLEAVEHISRHGKRYESQYRLVDDTGEWVCEGCGVTANQQ from the coding sequence ATGAGCTATTCCAAAACTGACCAGAACGGTCAGGCTTACTTCACGCGGCGGCTGGTGGACTGTCTGGCGGATTGTCCACGGGAGCAGGTGCCAACCCGCGACGAGGTGGATGAGCGGCGGTTTATGGAGCGGCTGCGCGCAGGTGTGCTCGGCAACGGGATTGAAATTGAGACTCCATACGGGCGTAAACCGCTGAGGTATTTTGACTTCATCGCATCGGGCAGATTTCATCGCGATGTGGAAGAGGAAATTGCGGAGCGGGTGTTGCCGTATATGGCAAATACGCACACGGAAAGCTCTTTTACAGGGCGGCACATGACGCGTCTGTTTGAAAACGCGTTTTGTCGAATTGCCCGCTATATGAACGCGAGCGAGGATGATGTTGTGATTCCGGTGGGTTCGGGGTCGACGGGAACGATCAACCGGTTGATTCACGTGTTGGGATTAAGACTTCCGGATCAGCTTGACGAGAAGTATCATTTGCGAAGCCACATTCCAGAGGACGACCGGCCGGTAGTATTTCGCTCGCTGATGGAGCATCATTCGAACGACATCTGCTGGCGGGAAACGATCGCGGAAACGGTCTATGTAGACTTGAACGAGCACGGCTGTATCTGTCCGAATGATTTGGCGGAAAAGATGCAGAGCTATAAGCATCGCAAGGTCAAGTATGGAACGTTCAGCGCGGCATCCAATGTGACAGGGATTCTGAACGATTGTCATGCGTTGGCGCGGGTGCTGCACGAGCACGGGGCATACGCGTTTTTTGACTTTGCTGCAGCGGGGCCGTATGTGGAGATTGATATGCATCCGCAGGGCGATCCGCTGGGATATTACGACGCGGTGTTTTTGTCGGTGCATAAGTTTCTGGGAGGGCCGCGCACGCCGGGGATATTGGTGGCGAACAAACGGTTGTTTACGAATCGGGTTCCGGCAGAACCCGGCGGCGGGACGGTGCTCTACACGTCGCCGTGGGATCACCGCTATTTGTCGTCAATCGCGCAACGCGAGACGGGCGGGACTCCGCCGATTGTGCAGAGTATTCAGGCGGGGTTGGCGTTCGATTTGAAAGCAGCGATGGGAACGGAACGGATTCAGCGCATCGAGCACGATTACATGACACGAGCGTTGAAGGAGTGGCTGCATAACGATCAGATTTTGATTCTTGGCTTGACGGATGCCAAGCGGCTCGGGGTGTTCAGTGTCATCTTCAAGGACTTGCATCACAACTTAGCTGCGGCGTTGTTTAACGATCTATTCGGGATTCAGGTGCGTGGCGGGTGCATGTGCGCGGGTCCTTACGGGCATCTGCTGCTGCATATTGAGCAGAGTCACTCAAGCGAAATTCGCAAGCGGCTGGATCACGGTCACATTGGCGAGAAGCCGGGTTGGGTGCGGATCAGTTTATCGCCGACGGTCAGCGAGGAAGAGTTTCAGGTGCTGCTGGAAGCGGTCGAGCACATCAGCAGGCACGGGAAGCGCTACGAATCGCAATACAGGCTGGTGGATGACACGGGAGAGTGGGTGTGCGAGGGCTGCGGGGTGACCGCTAACCAACAGTGA
- a CDS encoding universal stress protein: MSKRIVVGLDGSTYSNAAISAALSRAAACGGTVIGVAVIDLPGIESAETGAGLGSIYYSRKIIEEHLASATARTKEFLSDFAQACQAAGVPYEIAHEIGVPFRALLEYAKTADLIVVGVRTFFHFETQSEPGDTVLRLVKHPITPVLAVTENWTPRQTALVNYQGDKYSGRALSALLHLHNLSPIVSKVVLVTVDMESELSKQRLELAARYVQAYGLPVDIARREGEMASVLKNETQHYPDPLIVIGSVREGWLADFLSHSATEKLLEFGSVPLLVYQ; encoded by the coding sequence ATGAGCAAGCGAATCGTCGTCGGGCTGGATGGCTCGACCTATTCCAACGCGGCCATTTCCGCCGCGCTCAGCCGGGCCGCTGCCTGCGGAGGAACAGTCATCGGTGTCGCCGTCATTGACTTGCCCGGTATTGAAAGTGCCGAAACTGGCGCAGGACTTGGCTCAATTTATTATTCACGAAAAATCATTGAAGAACACCTCGCCAGTGCTACCGCCCGCACAAAAGAGTTCCTCTCTGATTTCGCGCAAGCCTGCCAGGCCGCCGGTGTCCCCTATGAAATCGCGCATGAAATCGGCGTGCCGTTCCGCGCGCTCCTCGAATATGCCAAAACCGCCGACTTGATTGTCGTCGGGGTGCGCACTTTCTTCCACTTCGAAACACAAAGCGAACCGGGCGATACCGTCCTCCGACTTGTCAAGCATCCGATTACGCCTGTCTTGGCCGTCACCGAAAACTGGACCCCGCGCCAGACTGCTCTTGTGAACTACCAAGGCGACAAATACAGCGGCAGGGCACTGTCCGCGCTGCTGCATCTGCACAATCTCTCCCCGATTGTCTCAAAAGTAGTGCTCGTCACTGTCGACATGGAAAGTGAATTGTCCAAACAGCGGCTCGAACTTGCAGCACGCTATGTCCAGGCATATGGACTACCGGTCGACATTGCGCGGCGCGAAGGCGAGATGGCCAGCGTCCTCAAGAATGAAACGCAGCACTATCCCGATCCACTGATCGTCATAGGGTCCGTCCGGGAGGGGTGGCTCGCTGACTTCTTGAGCCACTCGGCAACTGAAAAACTTCTTGAGTTCGGCAGCGTCCCCCTCTTGGTCTATCAGTAA